From a single Papilio machaon chromosome 19, ilPapMach1.1, whole genome shotgun sequence genomic region:
- the LOC106715312 gene encoding uncharacterized protein LOC106715312: MWSIVLVVALASTARSKQIPTTTELVTTSVSTATDLTTPWPAALAPLDTLAVSCERDNMHVTISLAHTQPAGNSIYDTFNGIVYPAGLGSNSSCLREYISARGDLQYTLPLKGCNTMATDDEDGTVEYYNNIIVQPHLKLVTGQGRGYHVRCRYRRRDLTMFHLHRPHADRLTQLRDGYNSEEFDEDSGLLPSVTMKIYKGDPEDNEVASNVRIGDTLTLLVSLEKQRRFGLLVSECAVRDGLGWAEQSLIADDGCPLDGEIMGQFQYSRERQEARVSFPAHKFPYTASVYYTCEVKLCDLNHPTDCEPCAHKKGKRLRRQSEEGAPATVEVFSGLYVNEADSPENDEVTSEKKEDEICISQRNFAIGICIAGVILMICVIAAIAFILARRRNPKTYSRTGSSLYSGPYTNTGYSHTS; this comes from the exons ATGTGGAGCATTGTCTTGGTAGTGGCGCTGGCGTCGACCGCGCGTTCCAAACAAATTCCGACCACTACCg AACTCGTAACGACATCAGTGAGTACGGCCACAGACCTCACGACACCGTGGCCGGCCGCGCTGGCGCCGCTCGACACGCTCGCCGTGTCGTGTGAGCGGGACAACATGCACGTAACCATCTCTCTCGCGCACACGCAGCCCGCAGGCAACAG TATCTACGATACATTCAATGGAATAGTATACCCGGCGGGGCTGGGCAGCAACTCTTCCTGCCTGCGGGAGTACATCTCAGCGCGAGGTGACCTACAGTACACGCTGCCTCTCAAGGGCTGCAACACTATGGCTACTGATGAC GAGGATGGCACAGTGGAGTACTACAACAATATAATAGTGCAGCCCCATCTGAAGTTGGTGACGGGACAAGGGCGCGGCTATCACGTACGCTGCCGTTACCGCCGCCGCGACCTCACCATGTTCCACCTACATCGCCCACATGCAGATAGACTCACGCAGCTCAGAGACGGATACAATAG cgAAGAGTTCGACGAGGACTCGGGACTACTGCCGTCGGTCACCATGAAGATTTACAAAGGGGACCCCGAGGACAATGAG GTGGCGTCGAATGTACGCATCGGGGACACGCTGACGCTACTGGTGTCGCTGGAAAAGCAGCGGCGCTTCGGGTTGCTGGTGTCAGAGTGTGCAGTTCGCGACGGACTGGGCTGGGCCGAGCAGAGCCTCATAGCTGACGACGG ATGTCCACTGGACGGCGAGATAATGGGTCAGTTCCAGTATTCGCGCGAGCGACAGGAGGCGCGCGTGTCCTTCCCTGCGCACAAGTTCCCCTACACCGCCAGCGTGTACTATACGTGCGAGGTCAAACTGTGCGACCTCAACCATCCTACTGATTGC GAACCGTGTGCACACAAGAAAGGCAAACGTTTACGTCGTCAGTCGGAAGAGGGCGCGCCCGCAACTGTCGAGGTGTTCTCCGGACTGTACGTCAACGAGGCAGACTCGCCGGAAAATGATGAGGTCACCAGCGAAAAG aAAGAAGACGAGATCTGCATATCGCAACGTAACTTTGCGATCGGAATTTGCATCGCTGGCGTCATTCTTATGATCTGTGTGATCGCAGCCATAGCTTTCATATTAGCACGTCGCCGCAATCCCAAGACGTACTCTCGCACCGGCAGCTCCCTCTACAGTGGACCTTACACAAACACTGGCTACTCGCATACGAGTTAA